From the genome of Verrucomicrobiaceae bacterium, one region includes:
- a CDS encoding pyruvate, phosphate dikinase, translating to MAKQATSGAKKVKYVYSFGAGKADGDGSMKALLGGKGANLAEMSRIGLPVPPGFTISTEVCTYFYAYKKSYPADLQKQMEAGIASMEKIMDAKFGDAKGMPLLVAVRSGARDSMPGMMDTILNLGLNDQTVLSLAAATKNERFAWDCYRRFIQMYGDVVLGVQKTEGEDHEPFEVVIEGFKHKKYHKDILDSDLTAEDQKELVRLFKQLVKERTGKVFPNDPWDQLRGAAGAVFGSWMNDRAIVYRRKYNIPAEWGTAVNVQAMVYGNTGDDSGSGVAFTRNPANGVNEFYGEFLINAQGEDVVAGVRTPEPVLELKKAMPKPYAELLKVRQILEKHFKDVQDVEFTIQQGKLFMLQTRNGKRTAAAALKFSMDMVKEKLIDWETAVLRNPADQLEQLLAPDFDLSEIKKAKELAKGLPAGPGAASGTIYLNANRAAAAAEAGETVLLVRNETSPEDLRGMIAAAGILTAKGGVSSHAALVARQMGKVCICGASAVEIDYDKKTVTIAGEVFREGKDSLSIDGTAGTIYGGKIKTGPSSIVTGALHGDKAAQATEKYKSFQTLMNWCGKAARLQVRTNADNPEQTQNAIAFGAQGIGLTRTEHMFFEGDRIDAVREMILADNVADREKALAKLLPYQREDFTGIFESLKGLPATIRLLDPPLHEFVPHEEAAQADLAKKMGVSVDKVKSRVAALHEFNPMLGHRGCRLGIAYPEITAMQARAIFEAAADVAKKKIKVKPEVMVPLVGFKKELDLQVEIIHRVAKAVMAEKKIKFDYMVGTMIEVPRGALTADEIAQTAEFFSFGTNDLTQTALGISRDDMGSFLMPYTENEIFKKNPFATLDTTGVGQLIQTAITKGRSTRPDIKLGICGEHGGDPDSVKFCHKVGLSYVSCSPFRVPVARLAAAQAAIEEKRAATKAVAGKNVRGSGSAGASAKQNNKATNNKQRINTMAKKAAKKAAKKAAKKAPAKKVAKKAAKKAKK from the coding sequence ATGGCTAAACAAGCAACCAGCGGCGCAAAGAAAGTGAAATACGTTTATTCCTTTGGAGCAGGAAAAGCGGACGGCGACGGCTCCATGAAAGCATTGCTCGGAGGAAAAGGCGCGAATCTCGCAGAGATGAGCCGCATCGGTCTTCCAGTGCCTCCCGGATTCACGATCAGCACGGAGGTCTGCACCTATTTCTACGCGTACAAGAAAAGCTATCCTGCGGATCTTCAGAAGCAGATGGAAGCCGGTATCGCCTCCATGGAAAAAATCATGGACGCGAAATTCGGCGATGCCAAAGGCATGCCGCTTCTCGTCGCGGTGCGCTCCGGTGCCCGTGACTCCATGCCAGGCATGATGGACACCATCTTGAACCTCGGCCTCAATGACCAGACAGTTCTCTCACTCGCTGCTGCGACCAAGAATGAGCGTTTCGCTTGGGATTGCTACCGCCGCTTCATCCAGATGTATGGTGACGTCGTTCTCGGCGTCCAGAAGACTGAAGGCGAAGATCACGAGCCCTTTGAAGTCGTCATCGAAGGCTTCAAACACAAAAAGTATCACAAAGACATCCTCGATAGCGATTTGACCGCTGAGGACCAAAAAGAACTCGTCCGCCTCTTCAAGCAGCTCGTCAAAGAGCGCACGGGCAAGGTTTTCCCGAATGACCCATGGGATCAGCTTCGCGGTGCCGCTGGCGCCGTGTTCGGTTCCTGGATGAATGACCGCGCGATCGTCTATCGCCGCAAATACAACATCCCCGCTGAGTGGGGCACTGCCGTGAACGTCCAAGCGATGGTCTATGGCAATACCGGCGACGATTCTGGCTCCGGCGTGGCTTTCACACGTAATCCGGCCAACGGCGTCAATGAATTCTACGGTGAGTTCCTCATCAATGCCCAGGGCGAAGACGTCGTCGCAGGCGTCCGCACCCCTGAGCCAGTTCTTGAGCTCAAGAAGGCGATGCCAAAGCCCTACGCCGAGCTGCTCAAAGTCCGCCAAATCCTTGAAAAGCATTTCAAAGACGTTCAAGACGTCGAGTTCACTATCCAGCAGGGCAAGTTGTTCATGCTTCAGACCCGCAATGGCAAGCGCACCGCTGCCGCCGCACTGAAGTTCTCCATGGACATGGTGAAGGAAAAGCTCATCGACTGGGAAACCGCCGTCCTACGCAATCCAGCCGACCAGCTCGAGCAGCTCCTCGCTCCTGACTTCGACCTCAGCGAGATCAAAAAGGCCAAGGAACTCGCCAAAGGTCTTCCTGCCGGTCCTGGTGCCGCCTCCGGCACCATCTACCTCAATGCGAACCGCGCCGCCGCCGCCGCAGAAGCCGGTGAAACCGTTCTCCTCGTCCGCAACGAAACTTCCCCTGAAGACCTTCGTGGCATGATCGCCGCTGCTGGCATCCTCACCGCCAAAGGTGGTGTCTCCAGTCACGCCGCGCTCGTTGCCCGCCAAATGGGCAAAGTTTGCATCTGCGGTGCCTCCGCCGTCGAAATCGACTACGACAAGAAGACCGTCACCATCGCAGGTGAGGTCTTCCGTGAAGGCAAAGACAGCCTCAGCATCGACGGCACTGCCGGCACCATCTATGGTGGCAAAATCAAGACAGGCCCCTCCTCCATCGTCACGGGTGCCCTCCATGGCGACAAGGCTGCACAAGCCACGGAGAAGTATAAGAGCTTCCAAACTCTCATGAACTGGTGCGGCAAGGCTGCCCGCCTCCAGGTCCGCACGAATGCCGATAATCCTGAGCAGACTCAGAACGCGATCGCTTTCGGTGCACAGGGCATCGGCCTCACCCGCACAGAGCACATGTTCTTTGAAGGGGACCGTATCGACGCCGTCCGTGAGATGATCCTCGCTGACAATGTCGCTGACCGCGAAAAAGCACTCGCCAAGCTCCTCCCATATCAGCGTGAGGACTTCACCGGCATTTTTGAGTCCCTCAAAGGCCTGCCTGCGACCATCCGCCTTCTCGACCCACCCCTTCACGAATTCGTTCCGCATGAAGAAGCCGCTCAGGCCGACCTTGCGAAGAAAATGGGCGTCTCCGTCGATAAAGTGAAGTCCCGTGTCGCCGCACTGCATGAGTTCAACCCCATGCTCGGTCACCGCGGCTGCCGTCTCGGCATCGCCTACCCAGAAATCACGGCCATGCAGGCCCGCGCTATCTTTGAAGCCGCCGCAGACGTGGCGAAGAAGAAGATCAAGGTGAAGCCAGAGGTCATGGTCCCGCTCGTCGGCTTCAAGAAGGAGCTCGATCTCCAGGTCGAAATCATTCACCGCGTCGCCAAGGCCGTCATGGCCGAGAAGAAGATAAAGTTCGACTACATGGTCGGTACCATGATCGAAGTGCCCCGTGGTGCCCTCACCGCAGACGAAATCGCGCAAACCGCCGAGTTCTTCTCCTTTGGCACGAATGATCTCACCCAGACCGCACTCGGCATCAGCCGTGACGACATGGGCTCCTTCCTCATGCCCTACACGGAGAATGAGATCTTCAAAAAGAACCCCTTTGCCACGCTGGACACCACTGGCGTTGGTCAGCTTATCCAGACCGCCATCACCAAAGGCCGCAGCACCCGCCCCGACATCAAGCTGGGCATCTGCGGTGAGCACGGTGGCGATCCTGACTCCGTGAAGTTCTGCCACAAGGTGGGACTGAGCTACGTCAGTTGCAGTCCTTTCCGCGTCCCCGTCGCCCGCCTCGCTGCTGCGCAGGCCGCCATCGAGGAAAAGCGTGCAGCCACCAAGGCTGTCGCCGGTAAAAATGTCCGTGGCTCCGGCTCTGCTGGTGCCTCGGCAAAACAAAACAACAAAGCAACCAACAACAAACAGAGGATAAACACCATGGCTAAAAAAGCTGCAAAGAAAGCCGCCAAGAAGGCTGCCAAGAAGGCCCCCGCAAAGAAAGTCGCTAAAAAGGCTGCCAAGAAGGCCAAGAAGTAA
- a CDS encoding type II secretion system protein: MKLTATAPYPRRQGFTIIELLVVVTIIAVLAGLVISQAPKMMEDARKLEVRNTIIAIRNGVNSYQVEYNRYPIDPEQAGGGDEDAQAFQTDENTILIETLMGDAANLSGTASEPDPESINPKGIEFATFKMAQNGRNGLVGAQPPFRLVDLWAQPYWVILDTNMDRKIQNPDMQNQDPKMSRNAVSPPPEYLPTDVGIYSAGKDIMQLTGDDVVSWRDQ; the protein is encoded by the coding sequence ATGAAACTCACTGCTACCGCGCCCTATCCTCGCCGCCAGGGCTTCACTATCATCGAGCTACTAGTCGTAGTTACGATCATCGCGGTACTCGCTGGACTCGTCATCTCGCAGGCTCCGAAGATGATGGAAGACGCACGTAAACTCGAAGTGCGCAATACCATCATCGCCATCCGCAACGGTGTGAACAGCTATCAAGTCGAGTACAATCGCTACCCCATTGATCCCGAACAGGCCGGCGGTGGTGATGAAGATGCCCAAGCTTTCCAGACGGATGAAAACACGATTCTCATCGAAACACTCATGGGCGATGCGGCGAACCTGAGCGGCACCGCCTCGGAGCCTGATCCAGAAAGCATCAACCCCAAGGGGATCGAGTTCGCGACTTTCAAGATGGCGCAAAATGGTCGCAACGGACTTGTCGGTGCGCAGCCTCCTTTTCGCCTCGTGGATCTTTGGGCGCAGCCTTATTGGGTGATCCTTGATACGAATATGGATCGGAAAATCCAGAATCCTGACATGCAGAACCAAGATCCCAAAATGTCTCGAAACGCAGTTAGTCCGCCCCCTGAGTATCTCCCGACCGATGTGGGTATCTACAGCGCTGGTAAAGACATCATGCAGCTCACTGGCGACGATGTGGTGTCATGGCGTGATCAATGA
- a CDS encoding NAD(P)H-dependent oxidoreductase subunit E has translation MAFEVPAELEKKMDEAISHYPVSKRSAVLPLLHLMQHHFRYISEEAVNWVAAKLGLEPIQVLEVVTFYPGFRQSAPGKYHIRVCRTLSCAMAGSYELMETFCQKTGIDRSHCDHHHPIAVSADGKYSIEFAECLASCGFGPVCMVEDDFYEKVDAAKATDLLAKYA, from the coding sequence ATGGCCTTTGAAGTTCCAGCCGAATTGGAGAAAAAGATGGATGAGGCCATCTCGCACTACCCCGTATCCAAGCGCAGCGCCGTGCTGCCGCTCCTCCATCTTATGCAGCATCACTTTCGCTATATCAGCGAAGAAGCGGTGAACTGGGTCGCGGCAAAGCTGGGCCTGGAGCCGATTCAGGTGCTCGAAGTCGTCACTTTCTACCCAGGCTTCCGCCAGAGTGCTCCTGGCAAATATCACATCCGCGTGTGCCGCACACTCTCTTGTGCCATGGCAGGCAGTTATGAGCTGATGGAGACGTTTTGCCAGAAAACGGGCATCGACCGCTCACACTGTGATCATCACCACCCCATCGCAGTTAGTGCAGATGGGAAATACAGCATCGAATTCGCCGAATGCCTCGCCAGCTGTGGTTTTGGCCCTGTTTGCATGGTGGAGGACGATTTCTACGAGAAGGTCGATGCCGCGAAGGCGACGGACTTACTCGCAAAATACGCGTGA
- the nuoD gene encoding NADH dehydrogenase (quinone) subunit D → MPTVTREIEAPDVAARAAGHLESLEEVTQDIVGEKLVLNMGPSHPATHGVLRLVLELDGEIITKADPDVGFLHRGDEKIAENMHYNQFVPYTDRLDYLAPLANNVAYALAVEKLMGWELPERGKAIRVICCEIARLSAHLLGVGVFAMDVGAMTVFLYTFTEREKIYNLCEQLTGARFTTSYTRVGGQTRDLPEGFEARVTTFLNELEPVIEEIDKLLSRNRIFIDRTQNIGVITREEAIAYGITGPNLRGSGVEFDVRKAHPYLDYEKYEFDIPIGTKGDCYDRYLVRMEEMRQSIRILRQVFKTLPGGAINVAEAKGLLPKKEKVLMKMEELIHHFIIATQGIDAPAGEVYFSAENPKGELGFYINSTGGGVPHRLKIRSPSFLNLCILSKLLVGHMISDVPSVLGSLDFVMGECDR, encoded by the coding sequence CATCGTGGGGGAGAAGCTGGTGCTCAATATGGGCCCTAGCCACCCTGCGACGCATGGGGTGCTGCGCCTCGTCCTGGAGTTGGATGGCGAGATCATCACCAAGGCGGACCCAGATGTGGGCTTCCTGCATCGTGGGGATGAAAAGATCGCCGAGAACATGCACTACAACCAGTTCGTGCCTTATACAGACCGACTGGACTACCTGGCACCGCTGGCAAACAACGTGGCCTATGCTCTCGCCGTGGAGAAACTGATGGGCTGGGAGCTACCTGAGCGTGGGAAAGCCATCCGCGTGATCTGCTGCGAGATCGCGCGGCTTTCGGCACATCTACTCGGTGTGGGAGTCTTTGCCATGGATGTGGGAGCGATGACGGTGTTCCTCTACACCTTCACAGAGCGTGAAAAGATCTACAACCTCTGCGAGCAACTGACGGGAGCACGTTTTACGACGAGCTACACACGAGTGGGCGGCCAGACGCGTGATCTGCCAGAGGGCTTCGAGGCCCGAGTGACGACCTTTTTGAATGAGCTGGAGCCAGTGATCGAGGAAATCGACAAACTGCTCTCGCGGAATCGCATCTTCATCGACCGCACGCAAAACATCGGTGTCATCACGCGTGAGGAAGCCATAGCGTATGGCATCACCGGGCCGAACCTGCGAGGCTCGGGCGTGGAGTTCGACGTGCGCAAGGCTCACCCATACCTCGACTACGAGAAGTATGAGTTCGACATCCCCATCGGAACAAAAGGGGACTGCTACGACCGCTACCTAGTGCGTATGGAGGAGATGCGGCAGAGCATCCGCATCCTGCGCCAAGTTTTCAAAACACTGCCTGGTGGCGCGATCAATGTGGCCGAGGCCAAGGGCCTGCTACCGAAAAAAGAAAAGGTGCTCATGAAGATGGAAGAGCTCATCCATCACTTCATCATCGCCACACAAGGTATCGATGCTCCTGCGGGTGAGGTTTATTTCTCTGCGGAGAATCCGAAGGGCGAGCTCGGCTTTTACATCAACAGCACTGGTGGCGGAGTGCCGCACCGGCTGAAGATCCGCAGCCCCAGCTTCCTGAATCTGTGTATCCTATCGAAACTACTCGTCGGCCACATGATCAGTGACGTGCCATCCGTGCTCGGCAGCCTCGACTTCGTGATGGGCGAGTGCGACCGCTGA